The Micromonospora sp. Llam0 genome includes a window with the following:
- a CDS encoding scyllo-inosamine-4-phosphate amidinotransferase, translating into MTADQMVTRPALSTIPDRSGLPAVSSWDEFTTLREIVVGHATHIRIPEQDDPSAWLTCYPKLTRAELGKLEVGEMPAHIVEETNEDLALFVATLRGLGVTVHQPAVVDHGVQFATPQWRSAGFKSYCPRDLTLIVGSTIIETPSPTRARYFELFGLRPLFQDYLLRGATWLAAPRPQLPDELYLVDADGLPDLGEAEPVFDAANVLRLGRDLFYQVSRSGNELGLRWLESTVRLLGDIRIHPLRGIYGYTHIDSTISFLRPGLVLLNPGRIKPDMVPEPLRGWDVLWCPPLRQPAIWQPTLSEHWISMNLLMVDEEHAIVDADQPELIRALEDRGITVLPHRLRHARALGGGFHCVTLDTVRTGGPENYLD; encoded by the coding sequence GTGACCGCTGACCAGATGGTCACCAGGCCAGCCTTGTCCACCATCCCCGACCGTTCCGGTCTGCCGGCGGTCAGCTCCTGGGACGAGTTCACCACCCTCCGTGAGATCGTCGTCGGGCACGCCACGCACATCCGCATTCCCGAGCAGGACGACCCGTCCGCGTGGCTCACCTGCTACCCGAAACTGACCCGGGCGGAGCTGGGCAAGCTCGAGGTGGGTGAGATGCCGGCGCACATCGTCGAGGAGACGAACGAGGACCTGGCCCTGTTCGTCGCCACCTTGCGTGGGCTAGGTGTGACCGTGCACCAGCCCGCAGTCGTCGACCACGGCGTGCAGTTCGCCACCCCCCAATGGCGCAGCGCCGGATTCAAGTCGTACTGCCCCCGAGACCTCACCCTGATCGTCGGCTCCACCATCATCGAGACCCCCAGCCCGACCCGGGCCCGCTACTTCGAGCTGTTCGGGCTGCGTCCGCTCTTCCAGGACTACCTGCTGCGCGGCGCCACTTGGCTGGCCGCGCCCCGGCCGCAGCTACCCGACGAGCTGTACCTGGTCGACGCCGACGGCCTGCCCGACCTGGGGGAGGCCGAGCCGGTTTTCGACGCCGCCAACGTGCTCCGTCTCGGGCGGGACCTGTTCTACCAGGTGTCCCGCAGCGGCAACGAGCTCGGACTGCGCTGGCTGGAATCCACCGTTCGGCTGCTCGGGGACATCCGGATCCATCCGCTGCGCGGGATCTACGGCTACACCCACATCGACAGCACCATCTCTTTCCTGCGTCCCGGCCTGGTGCTGCTCAACCCGGGCCGGATCAAGCCGGACATGGTCCCGGAACCACTGCGCGGCTGGGACGTGCTGTGGTGTCCGCCGCTGCGCCAGCCCGCGATCTGGCAACCCACTCTGAGCGAACACTGGATCAGCATGAACCTGCTGATGGTGGACGAGGAGCACGCGATCGTCGACGCCGACCAGCCGGAACTGATCCGCGCATTGGAAGATCGCGGCATCACCGTGCTGCCGCACCGGCTGCGTCACGCCCGGGCGCTCGGCGGCGGCTTCCACTGCGTCACGCTGGACACCGTCCGCACCGGCGGGCCGGAGAACTACCTGGACTGA
- a CDS encoding MaoC family dehydratase — translation MPSEPARRPIADRPHPTGYRKVGENRYREQVGFYYDEIVVGTVFEHRPGRTVTEMDNVLMSMLSMNASPLHIDGAYAAQGRWGRPLVSSLVTLSIIGGMTARSTSGRAIANLGWDRIRLSHPVYVGDTLYAQSEVTSKRLSTSRPGEGIVSCRTTGIKATGEVVLTFDRSFLVPTQETSIDDRTGY, via the coding sequence ATGCCCTCTGAACCGGCACGGAGGCCGATCGCGGATCGGCCCCATCCGACCGGGTACCGCAAGGTGGGGGAGAACCGGTACCGCGAACAGGTCGGCTTCTACTACGACGAGATCGTCGTCGGCACGGTGTTCGAGCACCGCCCCGGCCGTACCGTGACCGAGATGGACAACGTGCTGATGAGCATGTTGAGCATGAATGCGTCACCGCTGCACATCGACGGCGCGTACGCAGCCCAGGGCCGGTGGGGCAGGCCTCTCGTCTCCAGCCTGGTGACGCTGAGCATCATCGGCGGGATGACCGCCCGCAGCACCAGCGGCCGGGCGATCGCGAACCTCGGCTGGGACCGGATCCGCCTGTCCCACCCGGTCTACGTCGGCGACACCCTCTACGCCCAGAGCGAGGTGACCAGCAAGCGGCTCTCCACCAGCCGTCCGGGCGAGGGCATCGTGAGTTGCCGCACCACCGGGATCAAGGCCACCGGCGAGGTGGTGCTCACCTTCGACCGCAGTTTCCTGGTGCCAACCCAGGAAACCAGCATCGACGACAGAACAGGATACTGA
- a CDS encoding aminotransferase class I/II-fold pyridoxal phosphate-dependent enzyme: MTTTDEEQNIIGPHQYRNAEKMIRTADPVWQAAADHGLTGIRVDVPSGDANNRLVDRETGHEFVNMCSCGYLGLNHHPAVIEGAVAALREAGATSLVTSTTRIRHQLLARLEEELSDLFGTQVLPGSSCSALTAGILPLVASGHLAPGGPRVMVFDRFCHFCMSYVKPICAEESLVLTCGHNDLDYLEDVCRRYPSVAYVADGAYSMGGAAALDGLLDLQDRYGLFLFIDDSHSLSIVGERGEGFVRSRLAMNPLTLIVTSLGKGFGTGGGVAMLGDPKTYGFLTRHAGPVGWSQNMAVPLVGASLASAAIHRSSELRELQRRLHDNVAYFDELLPTSYAGNGLPVRRITVGDADRAVRLSAELYRRGFYSSAVFFPIVPQGQAGLRIMIRADIDQEVLATFADHVRELTDAL; the protein is encoded by the coding sequence ATGACGACCACAGACGAGGAACAGAACATCATCGGGCCGCACCAGTACCGCAACGCGGAGAAGATGATCCGGACCGCCGACCCGGTGTGGCAGGCAGCGGCCGACCATGGTCTGACCGGGATCAGAGTCGACGTGCCCTCGGGCGACGCGAACAACCGGCTCGTCGACCGGGAGACCGGCCATGAGTTCGTCAACATGTGTTCCTGTGGGTACCTGGGACTCAATCACCACCCTGCGGTGATCGAGGGAGCCGTGGCGGCGCTGCGCGAGGCCGGCGCGACCTCGCTGGTCACCTCCACTACCCGCATCCGGCACCAGTTGCTGGCCCGCCTTGAGGAGGAACTGAGCGACCTGTTTGGCACCCAGGTGCTTCCAGGCAGCTCGTGCAGCGCCCTCACCGCCGGCATTCTCCCCCTGGTCGCCTCCGGGCACCTTGCCCCGGGCGGCCCCCGGGTGATGGTCTTCGACCGGTTCTGCCACTTCTGCATGTCGTACGTGAAGCCCATCTGTGCCGAGGAGAGCCTGGTCCTCACCTGCGGCCACAACGACCTGGACTACCTGGAGGACGTCTGCCGGCGGTATCCGAGCGTGGCGTACGTCGCCGACGGCGCGTACTCGATGGGAGGTGCGGCGGCCCTGGACGGCCTGCTGGACCTCCAGGACCGGTACGGGCTGTTCCTGTTCATCGACGATTCGCATTCGCTGTCGATCGTCGGCGAGCGGGGCGAGGGTTTTGTCCGCTCCCGGCTGGCCATGAACCCGCTCACCCTCATCGTCACCAGCCTCGGCAAGGGCTTCGGCACCGGCGGCGGCGTGGCCATGCTCGGCGACCCGAAGACGTACGGCTTTCTGACCCGGCACGCCGGGCCGGTGGGCTGGTCGCAGAACATGGCCGTGCCTCTGGTGGGCGCCTCGTTGGCGAGCGCCGCTATCCACCGCTCATCCGAGCTGCGCGAGTTGCAGCGCCGGCTGCACGACAACGTCGCGTACTTCGACGAGCTTCTGCCCACCTCGTACGCGGGCAACGGCCTACCGGTACGCCGGATCACCGTGGGCGACGCCGACCGGGCCGTCCGGCTCTCCGCGGAGCTGTACCGGCGGGGCTTCTACAGCTCCGCCGTGTTCTTCCCGATCGTGCCGCAGGGACAGGCCGGGCTGCGGATCATGATCCGCGCGGACATTGACCAGGAGGTTCTGGCCACCTTCGCCGACCACGTGCGGGAGCTCACCGATGCCCTCTGA
- a CDS encoding CoA ester lyase — protein MFTRYCRSVLCTPATASDRYANCHRSGADICLVDLEDSVPAPAKADARVRATAFFTGESSAGRRCAVRVNAITEPDGVRDLLALREYPVKPAIVLVPKVESPRDIEIVARLLRPVRPDLELFAVIETPRGVENVAAIAATSPRPRALIFGSADYASALGIQLRWEPLVYARTRVVNAARAAEVEAIDSPTFHLQDLTTLRREAILAQDLGFSGKIALHPRQVAIINKAFSPDAESLEAARRVVAAAQHSSQGITTVEGVMVGRPFFEASQRLLDEFDPPG, from the coding sequence ATGTTCACCCGGTACTGCCGTTCCGTGCTCTGCACCCCGGCGACCGCGTCCGACCGGTACGCCAACTGTCACCGTTCCGGGGCCGACATCTGCCTGGTCGACCTGGAGGACTCGGTGCCGGCCCCGGCAAAGGCCGATGCCCGGGTCCGGGCGACAGCCTTCTTCACCGGCGAGAGCTCGGCCGGTCGCCGGTGCGCCGTCCGGGTCAACGCGATCACCGAGCCGGACGGCGTGCGGGACCTGCTCGCCCTACGGGAGTATCCGGTCAAGCCGGCCATCGTGCTGGTGCCCAAGGTGGAGTCGCCCCGGGACATCGAGATCGTGGCGCGGCTGCTCCGGCCGGTCCGTCCGGACCTGGAACTGTTCGCGGTGATCGAGACGCCACGCGGGGTGGAGAACGTTGCCGCGATCGCGGCGACCTCGCCCCGACCGCGTGCGCTGATCTTCGGGTCTGCGGACTACGCGTCCGCCCTCGGCATCCAGCTGCGCTGGGAGCCGCTGGTGTACGCCCGCACCCGTGTGGTGAACGCCGCCCGGGCGGCCGAGGTCGAGGCGATCGACTCACCGACCTTCCACCTACAGGACCTGACCACGCTGCGACGGGAGGCCATCCTGGCGCAGGACCTCGGATTCAGCGGCAAGATCGCCCTGCATCCCCGCCAGGTGGCCATTATCAACAAAGCCTTCTCGCCGGATGCGGAATCGCTGGAGGCGGCCCGCCGTGTGGTGGCTGCCGCGCAGCACAGCAGCCAGGGCATCACCACCGTCGAGGGGGTGATGGTGGGTCGGCCCTTCTTCGAGGCGTCCCAGCGGCTGCTCGACGAGTTCGACCCGCCTGGCTGA
- a CDS encoding zinc-binding dehydrogenase codes for MRAAVLRRPGGPEVLRVERIPEPLSGPGESLIDVTLTGVNFDDLEQRAGAHPHLRLPAVLGVEAAGHRRTDGRRVVALLRQGGGYAEVVAARDAYTVEIPAGIDDAQAVGLFEQGGTAYGALLLAGRLRAGESVAVSAAAGGVGHLAVQLAVALGASPVIGLASTAAKRQFVKRLGADVALDPADPELAGRLREAAGGAGLDLFVDSVGGTVARAGLAGLVPFGRLVCLGWRPGSAAADTSVVASGADADAGVVALTTAQLAQDSIGCAGFWMRHVIDHRELLCGIADRLFDLAVQGRLAVHVDRTVTLPEAGAAHAAVAARATTGKVLIDVRREV; via the coding sequence ATGCGGGCGGCGGTCCTGCGTCGTCCCGGGGGCCCGGAAGTGCTACGTGTCGAACGGATACCCGAACCGCTGTCCGGCCCGGGGGAGAGCCTGATCGATGTGACCCTGACCGGGGTCAACTTCGACGACCTGGAGCAGCGTGCTGGTGCCCACCCCCACCTGCGGCTGCCCGCGGTGCTCGGAGTGGAGGCGGCCGGCCACCGGCGGACCGACGGCCGGCGGGTGGTCGCGCTGCTGCGTCAGGGGGGCGGGTACGCCGAGGTGGTGGCGGCGCGGGACGCGTACACAGTGGAGATCCCAGCGGGCATCGACGATGCGCAGGCGGTCGGCCTGTTCGAACAGGGCGGCACCGCCTACGGGGCGCTGCTGCTGGCCGGGCGGCTGCGGGCAGGGGAGAGCGTGGCGGTCTCCGCGGCGGCCGGCGGGGTGGGCCACCTCGCGGTGCAGCTCGCCGTGGCGCTCGGCGCCTCCCCGGTGATCGGGCTCGCCTCCACCGCGGCCAAGCGACAGTTCGTCAAACGGCTCGGCGCGGACGTGGCGTTGGACCCGGCGGACCCGGAACTGGCCGGCCGGCTGCGGGAGGCGGCCGGCGGTGCCGGGTTGGACCTGTTCGTTGACTCGGTGGGCGGCACAGTAGCCCGGGCAGGGCTGGCTGGCCTGGTACCGTTCGGGCGGCTGGTCTGCCTTGGCTGGCGCCCCGGATCCGCCGCCGCCGACACCAGTGTCGTCGCCAGCGGCGCTGATGCTGACGCCGGCGTCGTCGCGCTGACCACCGCCCAGCTGGCGCAGGATTCGATCGGCTGCGCCGGGTTCTGGATGCGGCACGTAATCGACCACCGCGAGCTGTTGTGCGGCATCGCCGACCGGCTGTTCGACCTGGCGGTACAGGGCCGGCTCGCGGTGCACGTCGACCGGACGGTGACGCTGCCCGAGGCCGGCGCGGCGCACGCGGCGGTCGCCGCCCGAGCCACCACGGGCAAAGTTCTCATCGACGTACGCCGGGAGGTGTGA
- a CDS encoding peptide ligase PGM1-related protein: MTTLIIGNSRTSEMAGDLAALTPAQLRSGGCVAQRMLWFARDGDVLVLPFAPPPEYVSYVTGLTGTDAASLTLMVPPPGGLGSDLLTPDRLTDPGFLAALRRALGDGPPGEILAVYKDLSVTGLARALAAEAALPGYPFSAQAGDALVNSKAGFRALAAGAGVPIAPGTVVSGLEQALEAITGLFDRGHSVMVKLEFNGGGLGNEILSCTDGVVPAGAPRVVVLPDRSAVLSYLERRWEWLTAGRAHRLVVERFFPGSTTVYAEFLVGDEGAQLIGVGELLMEPVAVGSVLPAQTIEPETRAELLDGAQRLVDSLRVLGYRGVVSADAIHTQDGQVLFTETNCRLTGSTHVHLVLDGRVVDAGYQEKRVFLERGGWIVPSFGAAVDRLAAASLGYDPTSRTGVVITSNEVDGDGTVACCAIAEDLATAEEMHRGLGRLFVDGTGSRRLR, translated from the coding sequence ATGACCACGTTGATCATCGGCAACAGCCGGACCTCGGAGATGGCCGGTGATCTCGCGGCGCTGACCCCGGCCCAGCTCCGCAGCGGTGGCTGTGTCGCCCAGCGGATGCTCTGGTTTGCCCGGGACGGCGACGTGCTGGTCCTTCCGTTCGCCCCGCCGCCGGAGTACGTGAGTTACGTCACCGGCCTGACCGGTACCGATGCCGCCTCGCTCACCCTGATGGTCCCCCCGCCCGGCGGCCTCGGCTCGGATCTACTCACCCCGGACCGGCTCACCGATCCCGGCTTCCTGGCGGCGCTCCGCCGCGCCCTCGGAGACGGGCCACCGGGTGAGATCCTCGCCGTCTACAAGGATCTCTCCGTCACCGGGCTCGCCCGGGCGTTGGCCGCCGAGGCGGCCCTGCCCGGGTACCCGTTCAGTGCCCAGGCCGGCGACGCGCTGGTGAACAGCAAGGCCGGGTTCCGGGCGCTGGCCGCCGGAGCCGGCGTACCGATCGCCCCGGGCACCGTCGTCAGCGGCCTGGAACAGGCGCTCGAGGCGATCACCGGTCTGTTCGACCGGGGCCACAGCGTAATGGTGAAGTTGGAGTTCAACGGCGGTGGTCTCGGCAACGAGATCCTCAGCTGCACCGATGGTGTGGTGCCGGCGGGAGCGCCCCGCGTGGTGGTGCTGCCGGACCGTTCCGCCGTGCTCTCCTATCTGGAGCGGCGCTGGGAGTGGCTCACCGCAGGCCGTGCGCACCGGCTGGTGGTGGAGCGCTTCTTTCCCGGTTCCACCACCGTCTACGCGGAGTTCCTCGTCGGAGACGAAGGTGCCCAGCTGATCGGCGTGGGTGAGCTGCTGATGGAGCCGGTGGCGGTCGGTTCGGTGCTGCCGGCGCAGACGATCGAGCCGGAGACCAGAGCGGAGTTGCTCGACGGCGCCCAGCGGCTGGTCGACTCCCTGCGGGTACTCGGTTACCGGGGGGTGGTCAGCGCCGACGCCATCCACACCCAGGACGGGCAGGTGCTCTTCACCGAGACCAACTGCCGCCTCACCGGCTCCACCCACGTGCACCTGGTGCTTGACGGCCGCGTGGTGGACGCCGGCTACCAGGAGAAACGTGTCTTTCTGGAACGCGGTGGCTGGATCGTGCCGTCGTTCGGGGCGGCCGTCGACCGGCTCGCCGCGGCCAGTCTGGGCTACGACCCGACCAGCCGTACCGGGGTCGTGATCACCTCGAACGAGGTCGACGGGGACGGCACTGTCGCCTGCTGTGCGATCGCCGAGGACCTGGCCACAGCGGAGGAGATGCACCGCGGGCTGGGCCGCCTCTTCGTGGACGGCACCGGTTCCCGGCGGCTGCGGTGA
- a CDS encoding TetR/AcrR family transcriptional regulator gives MSRPADVARRAELLRQTFDYLVEHGLADLSLRPLAAALGTSSRMLVHYFGTKEQLVTQALAAVRPDVEALMDLAGEGAESLPALARMVWQDMCGGEQEARVRLLLEVMGLALTQPDQYGALAADAIHAWVKPVAHALRRAGFSTAQARVRATALVSGLRGIAHDRYLTGDRARTDAAAELIIALVVPRGPGSSAGPATGHEDSPHRDPT, from the coding sequence GTGTCCCGACCTGCCGATGTCGCCCGACGCGCCGAACTGCTGCGCCAGACCTTCGACTACCTCGTCGAACACGGTCTCGCCGACCTGTCCCTGCGACCGCTCGCGGCGGCGCTGGGCACCAGCTCGCGCATGCTCGTGCACTACTTCGGGACCAAGGAGCAACTCGTCACGCAGGCGCTGGCCGCCGTGCGCCCGGACGTCGAGGCGCTGATGGATTTGGCGGGCGAAGGTGCAGAGTCACTGCCTGCGCTCGCCCGCATGGTCTGGCAGGACATGTGCGGCGGCGAGCAGGAGGCACGGGTGCGGCTGCTGCTCGAGGTGATGGGCCTGGCGCTGACCCAACCGGACCAGTACGGCGCTCTGGCCGCCGACGCCATCCACGCATGGGTCAAACCGGTGGCCCACGCCCTGCGACGGGCCGGTTTCAGCACCGCCCAGGCCCGGGTCCGCGCCACCGCCCTGGTCAGCGGGCTGCGCGGGATCGCCCACGACCGATACCTCACCGGTGACCGTGCCCGCACCGACGCCGCGGCCGAGCTGATCATCGCTTTGGTCGTACCCCGCGGGCCAGGTAGTTCCGCCGGACCGGCCACAGGCCACGAGGATTCACCTCACCGGGACCCGACGTAG
- a CDS encoding darcynin family protein, which produces MPEALATRTARWVVIVELTALPAWLTLDRSARESIVERVVHPVLASAPEVDVHWIDVESFTASCSDVLLAQTPDLLSWNRLWERMRDTPMFTVPYFRVERILPGLVEGHRDVTR; this is translated from the coding sequence ATGCCTGAAGCACTTGCTACAAGAACTGCTCGGTGGGTAGTCATCGTCGAGCTGACGGCACTGCCGGCTTGGCTGACTCTTGACCGTTCCGCGCGCGAGTCCATCGTGGAACGCGTGGTCCACCCGGTGCTCGCGTCGGCGCCGGAGGTCGACGTTCACTGGATCGACGTGGAGTCCTTTACGGCCAGCTGCAGCGATGTGCTGCTCGCGCAGACACCCGACCTGCTGAGCTGGAACCGGCTGTGGGAGCGGATGCGCGACACGCCGATGTTCACAGTGCCGTACTTCCGGGTCGAGCGGATCCTGCCGGGCCTCGTCGAGGGGCACCGGGACGTGACCCGATGA
- a CDS encoding SDR family NAD(P)-dependent oxidoreductase translates to MRLAGHRALVTGGSTGIGLALATLSRQAGCEVLVCGRDPDKEVLVCGRDPDKLNRAAGLVPDLRTVAGDLSRPEDVRRIASAAMDLPGGLSILVNNAAVQHERSLFAEATDEALAASAFEVGTNLTGLIQLTSLCLPALAAVPASAVVNHNRSPQPSSRDSNATAPRSRSARSGCCGPSTVSRLRSPAAPCVTHNPVFNEVFSTTNGSLNGATRT, encoded by the coding sequence ATGAGGCTCGCCGGTCACCGGGCCTTGGTCACCGGCGGGAGCACCGGCATCGGCTTGGCGCTGGCCACGCTGTCGCGCCAAGCCGGCTGCGAGGTGCTCGTCTGTGGGCGGGACCCCGACAAGGAGGTGCTCGTCTGTGGGCGGGACCCCGACAAGCTGAACCGGGCCGCCGGGTTGGTCCCCGACCTGCGTACGGTCGCGGGTGACCTGTCCCGGCCGGAGGACGTGCGCCGGATCGCGAGCGCCGCGATGGACCTACCCGGTGGGCTGAGCATCCTGGTGAACAACGCCGCCGTGCAGCACGAGCGGAGCCTGTTCGCCGAAGCCACCGACGAGGCGCTGGCCGCGTCGGCGTTCGAGGTCGGCACGAACCTCACCGGCCTCATCCAGCTCACCAGTCTCTGTCTGCCGGCCCTGGCGGCCGTGCCGGCATCAGCCGTGGTCAACCACAATCGGTCGCCGCAGCCATCGTCGCGGGACTCGAACGCGACCGCACCGAGATCACGATCGGCAAGGTCCGGCTGCTGCGGGCCATCCACCGTCTCGCGCCTACGCTCGCCCGCCGCGCCATGCGTGACTCATAATCCCGTCTTCAATGAAGTTTTCTCAACAACGAATGGTTCGTTGAATGGTGCGACACGCACATAA
- a CDS encoding transposase family protein, with translation MITYRATLDVPRELVSYVASLLRAHRRSLGTRRKTRLLTCWRQAVFGLVWFRNRGVDIPQLGAGFGLSRATSYRYHDEVLAVLSAQAPDLSEALDRVEAEGWSHLILDGKVVDSDRYAEKTANRKGETIDAYYSGKTHDFGGNVQALMRPDGFPVWVSGVAPGSVHDLRIAQEEVLGALYAAAARGLPTLADSGYEGAGQGVHTPVKKPTSGHRLHVDNRTYNMLLRAMRCLGERGFALLSQRWRVLQGVTTPPTKIGDIAKAALVLLHFEHGYRSC, from the coding sequence GTGATCACTTATCGTGCCACACTCGACGTCCCGAGGGAACTCGTCTCCTACGTGGCGAGTCTGCTACGCGCCCACCGGCGGTCGCTGGGCACACGCAGGAAGACCCGACTGCTCACCTGCTGGCGGCAGGCGGTGTTCGGCCTTGTCTGGTTCCGTAACCGCGGCGTGGACATCCCCCAGCTCGGCGCCGGGTTCGGGCTGTCCCGGGCCACCTCCTACCGCTACCACGACGAGGTCTTGGCGGTGCTGTCCGCGCAGGCGCCGGATCTGTCCGAGGCCCTCGACCGGGTCGAAGCCGAGGGCTGGTCACACCTGATCCTCGACGGCAAGGTCGTGGACAGCGACCGGTACGCGGAGAAGACAGCCAACAGGAAGGGCGAGACCATCGACGCCTACTACTCCGGAAAGACCCACGACTTCGGCGGCAACGTCCAGGCGCTGATGCGCCCCGACGGGTTCCCGGTATGGGTCTCCGGTGTCGCTCCCGGCTCAGTCCATGACCTACGTATCGCCCAGGAAGAGGTCCTCGGCGCGCTCTACGCGGCCGCCGCTCGCGGACTACCCACCTTGGCGGATTCCGGGTACGAAGGTGCAGGTCAGGGCGTACACACCCCCGTGAAGAAGCCGACCAGTGGACACCGGCTCCACGTCGACAACCGGACCTACAACATGCTCCTGCGTGCGATGCGGTGCCTCGGCGAACGCGGATTCGCGCTATTGAGCCAGAGGTGGCGCGTCCTGCAAGGTGTCACGACTCCGCCGACGAAGATCGGCGACATAGCGAAAGCCGCCCTCGTGCTACTTCACTTTGAACATGGTTACAGATCTTGTTGA
- a CDS encoding response regulator transcription factor, which produces MRIMIADDDAAIRESLERVLRVEGYDTSTVANGLAVLDGVGEAGGETLDLLILDVMMPRLGGLETCRRLRAAGRDLPVLMLTARDQVSDRVAGLDAGADDYLPKPFATEELLARVRALLRRRTPTDGESQVLSFADVRLDPDRFEAWRGGRALRLTRTEFSLLEVLVRNATRVLTRDALFEAIWGFDMSATANNLQVYVSYLRRKMEAEGEPRLIYTLRGLGYTLRETPP; this is translated from the coding sequence ATGCGGATCATGATTGCGGATGATGACGCGGCTATCCGTGAGTCGCTGGAGCGGGTGCTCCGGGTCGAGGGTTACGACACCAGCACCGTCGCCAACGGTCTCGCCGTGCTCGACGGGGTCGGTGAGGCCGGCGGTGAGACGCTGGATCTGCTGATCCTCGACGTGATGATGCCCCGCCTCGGCGGGTTGGAGACCTGCCGGCGGTTGCGGGCGGCGGGTCGGGATCTGCCGGTGCTGATGTTGACCGCCCGGGATCAGGTCTCCGACCGGGTCGCGGGGCTGGACGCGGGTGCCGACGACTATCTGCCCAAGCCGTTCGCCACCGAGGAGTTGCTGGCCCGGGTGCGGGCTCTGTTGCGCCGACGTACGCCGACCGACGGGGAGTCGCAGGTCCTGTCGTTCGCCGACGTCCGGCTCGATCCCGACAGGTTCGAGGCGTGGCGTGGCGGGAGGGCGCTGCGCCTGACCCGGACCGAGTTCTCCCTCCTGGAGGTCCTTGTGCGCAACGCGACCCGGGTGTTGACCCGCGACGCGCTGTTCGAGGCGATCTGGGGCTTCGACATGAGCGCCACCGCCAACAACCTCCAGGTATACGTAAGCTACCTGCGCCGCAAGATGGAGGCCGAGGGTGAGCCGCGATTGATCTACACGCTGCGCGGCCTGGGGTACACGTTGCGGGAAACTCCTCCGTGA